One genomic window of Rhodothermales bacterium includes the following:
- a CDS encoding AraC family transcriptional regulator, which yields MPELFNFTPTMGGPQVRAFRLEPEHTERFLTPHAHRFFEIVYFEEPGGIHRLGDLTWESAAGDLLIIPPGQVHEWAEDVLEKQATIWILEFTAAALDPAKYVKGSLLGILQHPFLAPFAFGSRHNPLRLNVPPNRRPEWESALRALEAERLSQESYWEEAAHALLVLLLVKVCRISELEHPSTHAHTQPLLKQVFDVIDAHYAESLSLSDVAKAVHYSPAHLTTTIRRLTGRTVGEWILWRRMTEARHLLVHTEMKITEIAEKVGYADPSHFNRLFRREIGSPPGGWRDVNR from the coding sequence ATGCCAGAGCTCTTCAATTTTACCCCCACCATGGGCGGGCCGCAGGTGCGCGCCTTCCGACTGGAGCCAGAGCACACCGAGCGCTTTCTGACCCCTCATGCGCATCGGTTTTTTGAGATCGTCTATTTTGAGGAGCCCGGTGGCATCCACCGGCTGGGGGATCTGACGTGGGAGAGCGCGGCCGGCGACCTCCTGATCATCCCCCCGGGGCAGGTGCATGAATGGGCGGAGGACGTGTTGGAGAAGCAGGCGACGATCTGGATCCTGGAATTTACCGCCGCGGCCCTCGACCCTGCTAAATACGTCAAAGGGTCGTTGCTGGGGATCCTTCAGCACCCGTTTCTGGCCCCATTTGCGTTCGGATCCCGCCATAATCCACTACGCCTGAACGTGCCCCCCAACCGCCGGCCCGAGTGGGAGTCCGCCCTGCGTGCCCTCGAAGCGGAGCGGCTTTCGCAGGAATCCTACTGGGAGGAGGCGGCCCACGCCCTCCTGGTGTTGCTGCTGGTGAAGGTGTGCCGCATCTCCGAACTGGAGCATCCCTCGACGCATGCCCATACGCAGCCCCTCCTGAAACAAGTGTTCGATGTCATAGACGCCCACTACGCGGAATCGCTTTCACTCTCGGATGTGGCGAAGGCTGTCCATTATTCGCCGGCGCACCTCACCACCACCATCCGCCGCCTTACCGGTCGCACCGTGGGGGAATGGATCCTCTGGCGCCGGATGACGGAAGCCCGCCATCTGCTGGTTCATACCGAGATGAAGATCACGGAAATCGCGGAGAAAGTGGGCTACGCGGACCCTTCCCACTTCAATCGGCTGTTCCGGCGAGAGATTGGGAGCCCGCCGGGCGGCTGGCGCGACGTCAATCGCTAG
- a CDS encoding MFS transporter, with amino-acid sequence MHSNLTSRLSLLSFLQFFVWGAWYTSIAVYMSTVGMGTVTFWAFTAQPIGALISPFFLGLIADRYFSTEKVLGVMHLLSGLFLLLAPQFESSPVMFIAMIILHQLAYTPTLGLSNSLAFHHIENPERDFPKIRAWGTFSWIFAGLVMFPFILKPMVDGGVPEQTPLPLYAAGIAGILLGFYSFTLPHTPPPAAGQKVSIRSLLGIDAFQQLKSPSFIAFIVSSMLICIPLAAYYNFTQLFLGATGVENIAATQTLGQVSEMVFMLLMPFFFRRLGVKWMLLVGMLAWAVRYALFAIAAPESVFWMIAGGIILHGICYDFFFVTGQIYIDRLANPAIRSQAQGMLVFATYGIGMLIGAQLSGRLFNSFLGSATTQSMANWSLFWTIMGAMAIVVAVFFGFMFKDKKEAVQA; translated from the coding sequence ATGCATTCGAACCTGACCAGTCGGCTGAGCCTGTTGTCGTTTCTCCAGTTTTTTGTGTGGGGAGCGTGGTACACCAGCATTGCGGTCTATATGTCGACCGTGGGGATGGGTACTGTCACCTTCTGGGCGTTTACGGCGCAGCCGATCGGCGCGCTCATTTCGCCCTTCTTCCTCGGCCTCATCGCCGACCGCTATTTTAGCACGGAGAAGGTACTGGGCGTGATGCACCTGCTGAGTGGCCTGTTTTTGCTGCTGGCGCCTCAGTTCGAGTCGTCGCCGGTGATGTTCATCGCGATGATCATCCTGCACCAGCTGGCCTATACGCCGACGCTCGGTCTGTCGAACTCGCTCGCGTTCCATCATATCGAAAATCCGGAGAGGGACTTCCCGAAGATTCGCGCCTGGGGCACGTTTAGCTGGATATTCGCCGGCCTGGTCATGTTCCCCTTCATCCTCAAACCGATGGTCGACGGAGGCGTGCCGGAGCAGACGCCGTTGCCCTTGTACGCCGCGGGCATCGCGGGTATCCTCCTGGGCTTCTACAGCTTTACCCTGCCCCATACCCCGCCTCCGGCGGCCGGGCAGAAAGTGTCGATCCGCAGCCTGCTCGGTATCGACGCGTTCCAGCAGCTGAAGAGCCCTTCGTTTATCGCTTTCATCGTCAGCTCGATGCTCATCTGTATCCCGCTGGCCGCCTATTACAACTTCACGCAGCTGTTCCTGGGGGCTACGGGCGTGGAAAACATCGCCGCGACACAGACGCTGGGTCAGGTTTCGGAGATGGTGTTCATGCTGCTGATGCCATTCTTCTTCCGCCGGCTCGGCGTGAAGTGGATGCTGCTCGTCGGGATGCTCGCGTGGGCTGTTCGATATGCCCTGTTCGCGATCGCCGCGCCCGAGTCGGTATTCTGGATGATCGCCGGCGGCATCATTCTGCATGGGATCTGCTACGACTTCTTCTTCGTCACAGGCCAGATTTATATCGACCGGCTCGCCAATCCGGCCATCCGCTCGCAGGCCCAGGGTATGCTCGTGTTCGCCACGTACGGCATCGGCATGCTGATCGGCGCACAGCTCTCGGGCCGGCTCTTTAATTCGTTCCTTGGCTCGGCGACCACGCAGTCCATGGCCAATTGGAGCCTGTTCTGGACCATCATGGGGGCCATGGCCATCGTGGTGGCCGTGTTCTTCGGGTTCATGTTCAAGGACAAGAAAGAGGCGGTGCAGGCTTGA
- a CDS encoding histidine phosphatase family protein has product MNETASIVVHLIRHGRVASHQGDMPVTDEGQAEIRAAGVRLAEQIRPDEAIYFLCTSTRRTQETAAGLRAVMAERLGSEVGLPAPRAEWAIRNPDLFLAGRRVEMMSTPEAVAAQIPEAGLAGADVDAVAFFHAFFRSPDRIGYWLGHTDPPGEDTRAVARRVLAFSTSLLYVAPLQARRYVCVTHSPVMRAVLAEYLHHDPGEPEWVESIYLALDGSGTTITFRDRSIALRS; this is encoded by the coding sequence GTGAACGAGACCGCATCCATCGTCGTACATCTGATCCGGCACGGCCGCGTGGCGTCCCACCAGGGCGATATGCCCGTCACGGATGAGGGCCAGGCCGAGATCCGGGCGGCGGGAGTGCGTCTGGCGGAACAGATCCGGCCGGACGAGGCGATCTATTTTTTGTGCACGTCGACGCGGCGGACGCAGGAGACGGCGGCCGGCCTGCGGGCCGTGATGGCGGAGCGTTTGGGTAGCGAGGTCGGCCTGCCGGCGCCGCGGGCGGAGTGGGCGATCCGGAATCCGGACCTGTTCCTGGCCGGCCGTCGTGTCGAGATGATGAGCACACCGGAGGCCGTGGCGGCCCAGATCCCCGAGGCCGGGCTGGCCGGCGCGGATGTCGACGCCGTGGCCTTCTTTCATGCGTTCTTCCGGAGCCCGGACCGGATCGGATACTGGTTGGGGCATACCGACCCACCCGGAGAGGATACGCGGGCCGTTGCACGTCGCGTTCTTGCCTTCTCCACTAGCCTGTTGTACGTTGCTCCCCTACAGGCCCGTCGGTACGTCTGCGTGACGCACTCACCCGTCATGCGCGCCGTGCTGGCCGAATATCTTCACCATGATCCAGGCGAACCCGAGTGGGTCGAGTCGATATATCTTGCCCTGGATGGAAGCGGTACCACGATCACGTTCCGCGATCGCTCCATAGCCCTGCGGTCCTGA
- a CDS encoding antibiotic biosynthesis monooxygenase family protein — translation MAYVVVATWRAKPGKESFIEGIVRTMAALSSQEPGAIHFIAQRSADDPATFLLYEQYVDEACFEAHKQTVHFKEYVLGQALPHLEHRERAIYTTLD, via the coding sequence ATGGCTTACGTCGTAGTCGCTACCTGGCGGGCAAAGCCGGGCAAGGAATCCTTTATCGAAGGCATCGTTCGGACGATGGCCGCCCTGTCGAGCCAGGAGCCGGGCGCGATCCACTTTATCGCCCAGCGTTCCGCGGACGATCCGGCGACCTTTCTGCTCTACGAGCAGTACGTCGACGAAGCCTGCTTCGAGGCCCACAAGCAGACCGTTCATTTTAAGGAGTACGTGCTCGGCCAGGCGCTGCCGCATCTGGAGCACCGCGAGCGCGCGATATACACGACCCTGGATTAA
- a CDS encoding (2Fe-2S)-binding protein — protein sequence MKVQFTLNGAPADVDVRADEMLLDVLRERFGLLSVRETCGLGVCGSCTVLVDAEPISSCIYLTPMAQGRSITTVEGLGGTHPVQRAFVEAHAFQCGYCTPGMILATKRLLEETPHPTDHEIDTALGGNLCRCGCYLKIRDAVHLAAGNAGG from the coding sequence ATGAAAGTCCAGTTTACCCTGAACGGCGCGCCGGCCGACGTCGACGTCCGCGCCGACGAGATGCTGCTCGACGTGCTTCGTGAGCGATTCGGACTGCTGAGCGTGCGCGAAACGTGCGGCCTGGGCGTCTGCGGTTCGTGCACGGTGCTCGTCGACGCCGAGCCGATCTCCAGTTGTATCTACCTCACGCCGATGGCGCAGGGGCGATCGATCACGACGGTCGAGGGTCTCGGCGGAACTCATCCCGTGCAACGCGCCTTTGTCGAGGCACACGCCTTCCAGTGCGGCTATTGCACGCCCGGGATGATCCTCGCCACCAAACGCCTGCTCGAGGAAACCCCCCACCCGACGGATCATGAGATCGACACCGCTCTCGGCGGCAACCTCTGCCGCTGCGGCTGTTACCTCAAGATCCGCGACGCCGTGCACCTCGCGGCGGGGAACGCGGGGGGATAA
- a CDS encoding xanthine dehydrogenase family protein molybdopterin-binding subunit, which produces MSDPRADGSIRYSQDMEMEGMWHARILRSPYAHARIRRIDTSAVPEGVVVLTRDDIRDLNRYGCQIRDESVLAMDEVMFVGAPVVAVAAATRRAADEALPLIDVDYDELPAVFTEMEAIAPGAPLVHPRHYISENDAAYFGMRPIDGTNICHRFRIRHGDVDRAFAECDVVVEEVFTTDSAAHVPMEPHASLARWHEGRLEVWSGTQTPFNNRMDLAGIFGLQPEQVRIVCPPMGGSFGAKTFVRTEAIAAALARKTGRPVKVVLDRAEEWQTMNRHPATLWMKIGAMRDGTLVAKHVACWANTGAHADSGPGVAQKMGYASPGPYRIPNVWVDSHCVYTNTPPNGAYRGYGQMQCIWASERLMDMLARRLDMDPYTLRMKNILREGDTYCTGEIMHDVAFEECLRRSAEAIGYHTSDDHAGKGVCVLMKGMQTPSRASIAIEAEDDGTFTIRCATIEMGQGARPAIRQMAAELLGVPMERVTYPDPDTDLVPYDTRTTSSRSTHVMSRALVEAVRDLEKNGKRGVGEVTDKGGLDPDTGQGIASSHWHQGAAGAVVDVDVETGKLHVRHVHASIYAGKVVRRAAAELQNEGSIIMGLGTALFENITFDGGQVTNANLSDYNIPSFHDMPRITHDLVEREGAQVYGLGETALPPIPAAIGNALAASGIHMTALPMTAERVLASIDGGGTVDEARRREMRDIVEAGLHRSEKS; this is translated from the coding sequence ATGTCTGACCCCAGAGCCGACGGATCGATCCGGTATTCGCAGGATATGGAGATGGAGGGGATGTGGCATGCCCGCATCCTGCGCTCCCCGTATGCCCATGCCCGCATCCGCCGGATCGACACCTCGGCGGTGCCCGAAGGCGTCGTCGTGCTGACGCGGGACGACATCCGCGACCTGAACCGGTACGGATGCCAGATCCGCGACGAGAGCGTGCTGGCGATGGACGAAGTGATGTTCGTCGGCGCCCCGGTGGTGGCCGTCGCGGCGGCCACGCGGCGCGCGGCGGACGAGGCGCTGCCACTGATCGATGTCGATTACGACGAGTTGCCGGCCGTGTTTACCGAGATGGAGGCCATCGCTCCGGGCGCGCCGCTCGTCCATCCCCGCCATTATATCTCCGAAAACGACGCCGCCTACTTCGGCATGCGGCCGATCGACGGCACCAACATCTGCCACCGCTTTCGTATCCGGCACGGCGACGTGGACCGTGCGTTCGCCGAGTGCGACGTCGTCGTCGAAGAAGTCTTCACCACCGACAGCGCCGCGCACGTGCCGATGGAGCCGCACGCCTCGCTGGCCCGGTGGCACGAGGGCCGGCTGGAAGTGTGGTCTGGCACCCAGACACCCTTCAACAACCGGATGGACCTCGCCGGCATTTTCGGCCTCCAGCCGGAGCAGGTGCGTATTGTCTGCCCGCCCATGGGCGGATCGTTCGGCGCGAAGACGTTTGTGCGTACCGAGGCCATCGCCGCCGCGCTGGCGCGGAAGACGGGCCGGCCCGTGAAGGTGGTGCTGGATCGCGCCGAGGAGTGGCAGACGATGAACCGCCACCCGGCCACGTTGTGGATGAAGATCGGCGCTATGCGGGACGGCACCCTTGTCGCGAAACACGTGGCCTGCTGGGCGAATACCGGTGCGCACGCGGACAGCGGTCCGGGTGTGGCGCAGAAGATGGGGTATGCCTCGCCGGGCCCGTATCGGATTCCGAATGTGTGGGTGGATTCCCACTGTGTCTATACGAATACCCCGCCAAACGGCGCCTACCGAGGGTATGGCCAGATGCAGTGTATCTGGGCTTCGGAGCGCCTGATGGACATGCTCGCGCGGCGCCTCGACATGGATCCTTACACGTTGCGGATGAAGAACATCCTGCGCGAAGGGGATACCTACTGCACGGGCGAAATCATGCACGACGTCGCGTTCGAGGAATGCCTGCGTCGGAGCGCGGAGGCTATAGGTTACCATACTTCCGATGATCACGCCGGCAAAGGGGTCTGCGTCCTCATGAAGGGAATGCAGACCCCCAGCCGCGCCTCGATCGCGATCGAGGCGGAGGACGACGGGACGTTCACGATCCGCTGCGCCACGATCGAGATGGGCCAGGGCGCGCGGCCGGCGATCCGCCAGATGGCCGCCGAGCTGCTGGGGGTGCCGATGGAGCGCGTGACCTACCCGGACCCCGACACCGACCTCGTCCCCTACGACACCCGGACCACCTCCAGCCGATCGACGCACGTGATGAGCCGGGCGCTGGTCGAGGCCGTGCGGGACCTCGAGAAAAATGGCAAGCGGGGCGTCGGCGAGGTGACGGACAAGGGCGGGCTGGACCCGGACACCGGGCAGGGCATCGCCTCGTCGCACTGGCACCAGGGCGCCGCCGGCGCCGTCGTGGACGTGGATGTCGAGACCGGCAAGCTGCACGTGCGGCACGTCCATGCCTCCATCTACGCCGGCAAGGTGGTTCGCCGCGCCGCCGCCGAGTTGCAGAACGAAGGCTCCATCATCATGGGCCTCGGGACGGCGCTGTTTGAGAACATCACGTTTGACGGGGGGCAAGTGACGAACGCCAATCTGTCGGACTACAACATCCCGAGCTTCCACGACATGCCGCGGATCACGCACGACCTCGTCGAGCGCGAAGGGGCCCAGGTGTACGGGTTGGGCGAAACCGCCCTGCCGCCGATCCCCGCGGCGATCGGAAACGCCCTCGCCGCGAGCGGTATCCACATGACCGCGTTGCCGATGACGGCGGAACGCGTGCTGGCGTCCATCGACGGCGGCGGCACTGTCGACGAGGCGCGTCGTCGTGAAATGCGAGACATCGTGGAGGCCGGCCTCCACCGATCGGAGAAATCATGA
- a CDS encoding FAD binding domain-containing protein encodes MEGNGPQWLAPTSLDEALGMRAELQEEATVVAGGTFVGVLMNVGFMAPAALLSLRGVPGLSYIRADGELRIGPMTTHRAMELSPDVRRGWPALARAFGEVASPRVRNQATVGGVLADADYASDPPAMFLAMGARAVLRGPKGVREVPIENFILGYYETALAPDELLVEVRVPGGVEAGVYRKFRTRSSEDRPCVSVAAVRRGGELRLAVGAATSTPQYFPDLCAAVGSGTRRAREIGEEYASRIEPISDSRGSAEYRRRVIAVEVRRALEELAYV; translated from the coding sequence ATGGAAGGAAACGGCCCTCAATGGCTGGCCCCCACCTCGCTGGACGAGGCGTTGGGGATGCGCGCCGAGCTACAGGAAGAAGCGACCGTCGTCGCCGGCGGCACATTTGTCGGCGTGCTGATGAATGTCGGCTTCATGGCGCCAGCCGCCCTGCTGAGCCTGCGCGGCGTGCCCGGGCTGAGCTACATCCGGGCCGACGGTGAGTTACGCATCGGCCCCATGACCACGCACCGGGCGATGGAGTTGTCGCCGGACGTCCGGCGGGGCTGGCCGGCGCTCGCCCGGGCGTTCGGGGAAGTTGCGAGTCCGCGGGTGCGCAACCAGGCCACGGTGGGCGGCGTCCTGGCGGATGCCGACTATGCCTCGGACCCGCCGGCGATGTTCCTCGCGATGGGCGCCCGCGCCGTGTTGCGGGGGCCGAAGGGCGTCCGGGAAGTCCCGATCGAGAACTTCATCCTTGGCTACTACGAAACCGCGCTTGCGCCGGACGAGCTGCTGGTGGAAGTCCGCGTGCCCGGCGGCGTCGAGGCCGGCGTGTACCGCAAGTTCCGGACGCGGTCCAGCGAGGACCGCCCCTGCGTCTCCGTCGCCGCGGTGCGGCGCGGAGGTGAGTTGCGGCTCGCCGTGGGCGCCGCTACCAGCACGCCCCAGTATTTCCCCGATCTGTGCGCGGCCGTCGGCTCCGGTACGCGCCGTGCGCGCGAGATTGGCGAGGAGTACGCCAGCCGCATCGAACCCATATCCGATTCACGTGGCTCGGCAGAGTATCGCCGGCGCGTCATCGCTGTCGAAGTGCGTCGGGCCCTGGAGGAGCTTGCTTATGTCTGA
- a CDS encoding cyclase family protein produces MSRLVDLSMPVHPNMVTFPRVPPPVMLVYESWEQFAERIGAAAHGATWLTASYYIATSDHVGTHVDAVKHLRGPDAPGPEGIPLEYCFSDGVVLDFRHKEKGYGITVADIDEALKKINYTLKEKDIVLIQTGASAYNHEQRYLTDHVGMTGEATRYLISKGVRMMGTDAVTFDPPVWAMFERKKFWEAHRVMLDEDYWHIENLMHLDQLPTHGFKLSVFPVKWMGTTAAPIRAVAIIED; encoded by the coding sequence ATGAGTCGTCTTGTCGATCTATCGATGCCCGTCCACCCCAACATGGTCACCTTTCCGCGCGTTCCGCCGCCGGTGATGCTGGTGTATGAGAGCTGGGAGCAGTTTGCCGAGCGCATCGGCGCCGCCGCGCACGGTGCGACGTGGCTCACGGCCAGTTACTACATCGCGACGAGCGATCACGTAGGGACCCACGTGGATGCCGTGAAGCACCTGCGGGGGCCGGACGCACCGGGCCCGGAGGGGATCCCTTTGGAGTATTGCTTCTCGGACGGTGTGGTGCTGGACTTCCGCCACAAGGAAAAAGGCTACGGGATCACCGTCGCCGATATCGACGAGGCGCTCAAGAAGATCAACTACACGTTGAAGGAGAAGGACATCGTGCTGATCCAGACCGGGGCGTCGGCCTACAACCACGAGCAGCGGTACCTGACGGACCATGTCGGCATGACCGGCGAGGCCACGCGGTACCTGATCTCGAAGGGGGTGCGGATGATGGGCACCGACGCGGTCACGTTCGACCCGCCCGTCTGGGCCATGTTCGAACGGAAGAAGTTCTGGGAGGCTCATCGCGTCATGCTCGACGAGGATTACTGGCACATCGAGAACCTGATGCACCTGGACCAGCTGCCTACCCACGGCTTCAAACTCTCCGTATTCCCCGTGAAGTGGATGGGGACGACGGCGGCCCCGATTCGCGCCGTCGCGATCATCGAAGATTGA